Proteins from one Deinococcus actinosclerus genomic window:
- a CDS encoding barstar family protein: protein MIQIFNEPPSGLQTAPHEPRIIAAGYQIAVREINFGTVHDKDSLMLAFLKGLGLRDTFGRNWDALYDVLTDPEQISARYALILCDYAHFRRRHPHLATELERTLLDAQTNASEQDRSLWLLIEEPDYDPNGW from the coding sequence ATGATCCAGATCTTCAACGAACCCCCCAGCGGTCTCCAGACCGCGCCGCACGAACCCCGCATCATCGCCGCCGGCTACCAGATCGCCGTGCGCGAAATCAACTTCGGCACCGTCCACGACAAGGACAGCCTGATGCTCGCCTTCCTCAAGGGCCTGGGCCTGCGCGACACCTTCGGCCGCAACTGGGACGCCCTCTACGACGTCCTCACCGACCCCGAGCAGATCAGCGCCCGCTACGCCCTCATCCTCTGCGACTACGCCCACTTCCGCCGCCGCCACCCCCACCTCGCCACGGAACTGGAACGCACCCTGCTGGACGCCCAGACCAACGCCAGCGAGCAGGACCGCAGCCTCTGGCTCCTCATCGAGGAACCCGACTACGATCCCAACG